One genomic segment of Panicum virgatum strain AP13 chromosome 2N, P.virgatum_v5, whole genome shotgun sequence includes these proteins:
- the LOC120659405 gene encoding syntaxin-132-like, translating to MNNLLSDSFELPRRDSSRDADIEMGLHQADASDNLKDFLKKVDAIESLIAKLTNLLNKLQTANEESKAVTKASAMKAIKQRMEKDIDEVGKIARQAKTKVDELEKDNLSNRQKPGCGKGSAVDRSREQTTGAIKKKLKERMDDFQALREAIRQEYREVVERRVFTVTGNRPDEETIDDLIETGKSEQIFKDAIQQQGRGQILDTVAEIQERHDAVRDLERKLLELQQIFMDMAVLVEAQGDMINNIETHVSNATNHIQQGVSALQNAKRLQKNSRKWMCYAIIILLVIVVIIVVAVIQPWKKGT from the exons ATGAACAACCTCCTTTCG GATTCCTTTGAGCTCCCTCGGCGGGACTCTTCAAGAGATGCAGACATTGAAATGGGATTGCATCAGGCTGATGCTTCAGACAACTTAAAGGATTTCTTGAAAAAG GTTGATGCAATTGAGAGCCTAATTGCAAAGCTGACAAATCTATTGAATAAGCTTCAG ACTGCAAACGAGGAATCCAAAGCAGTTACAAAAGCAAGTGCCATGAAAG CGATCAAGCAGCGGATGGAGAAAGATATTGATGAAGTGGGGAAAATTGCTCGTCAGGCGAAGACAAAAGTTGATGAACTCGAAAAAGAT AACTTATCAAATAGGCAAAAACCTGGATGTGGAAAGGGGTCTGCTGTGGACCGGTCAAGAGAACAGACTACTGG AGCAATTAAAAAGAAATTGAAGGAGCGGATGGATGATTTTCAG GCTTTAAGAGAAGCAATCAGGCAAGAATACCGTGAGGTTGTTGAAAGAAGGGTTTTTACTGTAACTGGTAATCGTCCTGATGAAGAG ACAATCGATGACTTGATAGAGACTGGAAAAAGTGAGCAAATCTTCAAAGACGCAATCCAACAGCAGGGAAGAGGCCAG ATACTGGACACCGTTGCTGAAATACAGGAGCGACATGATGCTGTAAGGGATCTAGAGAGGAAGCTACTTGAGTTGCAACAG ATATTCATGGACATGGCAGTTCTTGTTGAGGCTCAAGGAGACATGATCAACAACATCGAGACACAT GTTTCGAATGCTACCAATCACATACAGCAAGGCGTTAGCGCTCTACAGAATGCCAAGAGATTGCAGAAGAATTCGAGAAAGTGGATGTGCTATGCCATCATCATACTGCTGGTGATAGTGGTGATCATTGTTGTGGCAGTCATCCAGCCGTGGAAGAAGGGCACTTAA
- the LOC120659407 gene encoding DNA ligase 1-like, which yields MEKDKESTKLKEEEKKSKDEIHLKIKSKDKSSRDEGEKEVEIEIEAKFVEKEEVNDLGDSAGYAGKGKEVKKDKKKEKKKSEKHEDEHKDDENSEVKKDKKEKDKKKKEDDENSGKTEKDKKDKKAKDKEKEKDGSEFKGSSDEKQEKIKDKKKKKDDEDAGDEKKHKSRSKDKDKNTKDKDESESKGSSDEKQEKGKDKKNKNKKNEEMKHKESQLENKSGEGAAYSAPREIKLTNDVPRKEDIGNEGAEVEKKNKEKKDKTDKKEDGKKKEKDGVDDDDGEGKKKDKEKKEKKDKTDKKEDGKMKEKDGGEDEEGKKKDKGTKKKITDPAKLKTKLEKVDAKLPDLQAKREDIMRQLKELEEGGKGKTNEEMPALVQEEKGKNTEGVTAHVLEQGVESKVKEENPVASA from the coding sequence ATGGAAAAAGATAAAGAATCTACCAAActgaaggaggaggagaagaagtccAAAGATGAGATCCATCTCAAGATCAAGAGCAAGGACAAGTCATCCAGAGATGAGGGCGAGAAGGAGGTCGAGATAGAGATCGAAGCCAAGTTTGTGGAGAAGGAAGAGGTCAATGACTTGGGAGACAGTGCTGGGTATGCGGGCAAGGGTAAAGAGGTGAAGAAagacaaaaagaaggagaaaaagaaatcagagaaacatgaagatgagcataAAGATGACGAAAATAGTGAGGTGAAGAAGGATAAGAAAGAGaaagataagaaaaagaaggaagaTGATGAAAATTCAGGAAAGACAGAGAAAGATAAGAAGGATAAGAAGGCTAAAGACaaggaaaaagagaaggatGGTTCAGAGTTCAAgggttcaagtgatgaaaaacaagagaaaatcaaagataagaaaaagaagaaagatgatgaagatgcaGGTGATGAAAAGAAACATAAGAGCAGAAGCAAAGATAAGGATAAAAACACCAAAGACAAGGATGAATCGGAGTCTAAGGGTTCAAGCGATGAAAAACAAGAGAAAGGCAAAGACAAGAAAAATAAGAACAAGAAGAATGAGGAGATGAAACATAAAGAGAGCCAGCTGGAGAATAAGAGTGGTGAAGGAGCTGCATACTCAGCGCCCCGGGAAATCAAGCTAACAAATGATGTACCACGGAAGGAAGACATTGGCAATGAAGGTGCAGAAGTtgagaagaaaaacaaagagaaaaaggaCAAAACTGACAAGAAGGAAGATggtaagaagaaagagaaggatggtgttgatgatgatgacggcgaaggcaaaaagaaagataaagaaaagaaagagaagaaggacAAGACTGACAAGAAGGAAGATGGTAAGATGAAAGAGAAGGATGGTggtgaagatgaagaaggcaaGAAGAAAGACAAGGGCACAAAGAAGAAGATTACTGATCCGGCAAAACTGAAGACAAAACTGGAAAAGGTTGACGCCAAGTTGCCAGACCTACAAGCTAAGAGGGAGGACATCATGAGGCAGCTGAAAGAGCTGGAAGAGGGCGGCAAGGGAAAGACCAATGAAGAGATGCCTGCACTGGTGCAGGAAGAGAAGGGAAAGAACACTGAAGGTGTGACTGCACATGTATTGGAACAGGGTGTAGAGAGCAAGGTCAAGGAGGAGAATCCTGTTGCTTCAGCGTGA
- the LOC120659410 gene encoding protein LTO1 homolog — protein MNQKFDDFLETSVLIDETHYQEGFRIGYAAGLVSGKEEGRKLGLNMGFQVGEELGFYRSCLDVWIAAAHINHNAFSDRMKKNLEQMAALLSSYPMEDPENEQIQEIMGKIRLKFRIITASFLGVKLEYEGRSKSQKQGIEYL, from the exons ATGAACCAGAAATTCGATGATTTCCTTGAAACATCAGTGCTCATAGATGAGACACACTACCAAGAGGGTTTCAGGATTGGCTACGCCGCTGGTTTGGTATCAGGAAAGGAAGAGGGGAGGAAACTTGGTCTGAACATGGGTTTTCAGGTAGGGGAAGAACTGGGCTTCTACCGGAGCTGCTTAGACGTCTGGATTGCAGCAGCTCACATCAACCACAATGCATTCTCGGATCGCATGAAGAAGAATCTTGAGCAGATGGCTGCACTACTGAGCAGCTACCCTATGGAAGATCCAGAGAATGAGCAAATTCAGGAAATCATGGGGAAGATAAGGCTAAAGTTCAGAATTATtactgcaagctt CTTGGGAGTGAAATTGGAGTATGAAGGTCGATCCAAATCACAGAAGCAGGGTATTGAGTATCTGTAG
- the LOC120659409 gene encoding proline--tRNA ligase, chloroplastic/mitochondrial-like yields the protein MASLLRLPSLLSPSKPLLRRRLPAARLAAPATSRSQASAAAGAAAPAASETRGGDREGQVTPRSVDFNAWYTDVIAAAELADYGPVRGTMVIRPYGYAIWEAIQDYLNVKFKETGHSNMYFPQFIPYSFIEKEASHVEGFSPELALVTIGGGKELEEKLVVRPTSETIVNHMFTKWIQSYRDLPLMINQWVNVTRWEMRTKPFIRTLEFLWQEGHTAHATLEEAEKEAMQMIDVYTKFAYEQAAIPVIPGRKSRVETFAGANRTYTIEAMMGDKKALQAGTSHNLGQNFSRAFGTQFMDENGQIEHVWQTSWAISTRFVGGIIMTHGDDAGLMLPPRIAPIQVVIVPIWKKGDEKAVVLESVDSVQKILKEAGIRVKVDDSELRTPGWKFNHYEMKGIPVRIEIGPRDVTNNSVVVSRRDVPGKQGKEFGVSMDPSILVNHIKGRLEDIQASLLQKAITFRDSNIVDVSSYGELKEAIAEGKWARGPWSASDADELKVKEETSATIRCYPFEQPEGTKKCFMTGNPAEEVAIFAKSY from the exons ATGGCGTCGCTGCTGCGCCTCCCCTCGCTGCTCTCGCCGTCCAAGCCCCTGCTCCGAcgccggctgccggcggcgaggctcgcgGCCCCTGCCACGTCCAGGAGCCAGGCCTCGGCGgctgcgggcgcggcggcgccggcggcctcggaGACCCGCGGCGGGGACAGGGAGGGGCAGGTGACGCCGCGGTCTGTGGACTTCAACGCCTGGTACACGGACgtgatcgccgccgccgagctcgcggACTACGGGCCCGTCAGGGGCACCATGGTCATCCGCCCCTACGGATACGCCATCTGGGAGGCTATCCAG GATTATCTGAATGTGAAATTCAAGGAAACAGGGCACAGCAACATGTACTTCCCTCAG TTCATTCCATACTCATTTATAGAGAAGGAAGCTAGTCATGTCGAAGGGTTTAGTCCGGAGCTTGCACTGGTCACCATCGGAGGAGGAAAAGAACTTGAGGAAAAGCTTGTG GTAAGACCAACAAGTGAGACCATTGTAAACCACATGTTCACCAAATGGATTCAGAGCTATCGTGATCTTCCTCTCATGATTAACCAG TGGGTTAATGTGACAAGATGGGAAATGAGAACAAAACCATTTATCCGAACTCTTGAGTTTTTGTGGCAAGAAGGTCATACAGCCCATGCTACCCTTGAGGAGGCAGAGAAGGAG GCAATGCAGATGATTGATGTGTATACCAAGTTTGCCTATGAGCAAGCTGCAATACCAGTCATTCCAGGTAGGAAATCAAGAGTGGAGACATTTGCTGGTGCTAATCGGACCTACACAATAGAAGCTATGATGGGTGACAAGAAGGCCTTACAAGCTGGGACTAGTCACAACCTCGGCCAGAACTTTTCGCGAGCTTTTGGAACACAG TTTATGGATGAAAATGGTCAAATTGAACATGTCTGGCAGACCTCTTGGGCTATTAGTACCCGGTTTGTTGGTGGGATTATCATGACCCATGGTGATGATGCTGGTCTAATGCTTCCTCCAAGGATTGCACCCATTCAG GTCGTAATAGTACCTATATGGAAAAAGGGTGATGAGAAGGCTGTTGTTCTGGAATCTGTAGATTCAGTCCAAAAAATACTCAAAGAAGCTGGAATTAGAGTCAAAGTGGATGATTCAGAGCTGCGGACACCTGGATGGAAGTTCAACCATTATGAGATGAAA GGGATTCCTGTAAGAATAGAGATTGGCCCTCGTGATGTCACAAATAATAGTGTTGTGGTTTCTAGGCGTGATGTCCCTGGAAAGCAAGGAAAGGAGTTTGGAGTGTCCATGGACCCTTCAATATTGGTGAACCATATAAAGGGCCGTTTAGAAGATATACAAGCATCCCTTTTACAGAAAGCCATCACATTCCGTGATAG TAACATAGTAGATGTAAGCTCATATGGAGAATTGAAGGAAGCCATTGCCGAAGGGAAGTGGGCTAGAGGGCCTTGGTCAGCTAG CGATGCTGACGAACTGAAGGTGAAAGAAGAGACTAGCGCCACCATCAGGTGCTACCCGTTCGAGCAGCCAGAGGGCACCAAGAAATGTTTCATGACTGGCAACCCCGCAGAGGAGGTTGCAATTTTTGCAAAGTCATACTAG
- the LOC120659408 gene encoding FT-interacting protein 7-like: MAATARKLIVEVVEARDLLPKDGTGTSSPYARADFDGQRRKTRTVTRDLNPAWNEALEFDFPAAGVGVDPVVGEPLEVAVLHDVRVGPSRRNNFLGRVRLDARQFVRKGEEALIYFPLQKKSLFNWVRGEIGLKVYYVDVPLAPPEPEPPAVGDAAPDAAAAEAEAPPPPPVAPKEASADEPPKEEEPADEAPAPQPEPAAEAASGDGSTTEKPPEEADPAAATPAPEAAHEMAAEAAVAAPEEKPPEEEPVLSPPPQPTPTPMPRQVSMPVRRPPPPPPPEEPVERSKHDLVDKMPYLFVRVVRARGLPAGAHPHVRVAAGGIHASTREARRGAFFEWDQTFAFVRDPDTDSPGPTLEVSVWDLPPDADVSVADDRHFLGGLCFDTADVHARDPPDGPLATQWYRLEGGRRLGGADLMVATWAGTQADEAFADAWKADSPAATFAAVAATSRAKVYVSPKLWLLRLTVIEAQDTLTAPPPRDAGIAVRALLGFQALKTRTTPVARNGGPAWNEDLLFVAAEPFTDDDCLVISLEVRHGKEAFPVGSASISLATIERRVDDRKVASKWLDLLPSDEATKRVGKKAAMHMHGGRLHVRVCLDGGYNVADEPSYACSDFRPSARQLWHPPLGVVELGIIGCKGLLPMRAADGKGCTDAYAVAKYGPKWARTRTIADSFDPAWNEQYTWPVYDPCTVLTVGVFDDPPPAQPADGGGKDAAAAACSRPMGKVRIRLSTLERGRVYRGLYPLIMMLPTGAKRMGDVELAIRFATSASTLDVLHTYGRPALPPMHHLRPVPAVHREALRLAAARISAAHLARSEPPLRREVATWMLDAAEPRGFSMRKLRANWNRAAAALSWVADAARWVEDTRSWRNPTATAMAHAVLVLLAWHPDLVVPTVTLHVAAVGVWKYRRRPRAPAPHPCVRASMAEAPDREELDEEFDTIPSARPPEVVRARYDRARMVGARLQQMVGDVATQAERLQALVSWRDPRATGMFVALCVLVAMVLYMVPIKMVAVVAGFYYLRHPMFRDWMPAPVINFFRRLPSMSERIM, from the coding sequence atggcggcgacggcgaggaagcTGATcgtggaggtggtggaggcgcGGGACCTGCTGCCCAAGGACGGGACCGGCACGTCGAGCCCCTACGCGCGCGCCGACTTCGACGGGCAGCGCCGCAAGACGCGCACGGTGACCAGGGACCTCAACCCGGCGTGGAACGAGGCGCTCGAGTTCGacttccccgccgccggcgtcggcgtcgaccCCGTCGTGGGGGAGCCGCTCGAGGTCGCCGTCCTGCACGACGTCCGCGTCGGGCCCAGCCGGCGGAACAACTTTCTCGGCCGCGtccgcctcgacgcgcgccAGTTCGTGCGCAAGGGCGAGGAGGCGCTCATCTACTTCCCGCTCCAGAAGAAGAGCCTCTTCAACTGGGTCCGCGGCGAGATCGGGCTCAAGGTCTACTACGTCGAcgtgccgctcgcgccgccggagccggagccaccagccgttGGTGATGCCGCTCCagatgccgcggcggcggaagcagaagcaccaccgccgccgcccgttgcTCCTAAGGAGGCTTCTGCGGATGAGCCGCcgaaggaggaggagccggcggACGAAGCTCCGGCGCCACAGCCGGAaccggcggcagaggctgcatcCGGCGACGGATCCACCACGGAGAAGCCACCTGAGGAGGCTGACCCCGCAGCGGCGACCCCGGCACCAGAAGCTGCACACGAAATGGCggcagaggcggcggtggcagcaccGGAGGAGAAGCCACCGGAAGAGGAGCCGGTGCTGAGCCCGCCACCGCAGCCGACGCCGACACCGATGCCGCGGCAGGTATCCATGCCTGTgcgaaggccgccgccgccgcctccaccggagGAGCCGGTGGAGCGGAGCAAGCACGATCTGGTGGACAAGATGCCGTACCTGTTCGTCCGGGTGGTGCGCGCGCGGGGGCTGCCCGCCGGCGCGCACCCACACGTCCGCGTGGCCGCCGGCGGCATCCACGCGTCCACGCGGGAGGCGCGCCGCGGTGCCTTCTTCGAGTGGGACCAGACCTTCGCGTTCGTGCGCGACCCGGACACCGATTCGCCGGGCCCCACTCTCGAGGTCTCCGTGTGGGACCTCCCGCCCGACGCCGACGTGTCCGTCGCCGACGATCGCCACTTCCTTGGCGGCCTCTGCTTCGACACCGCCGACGTGCACGCGCGGGACCCGCCGGACGGGCCTCTCGCGACGCAGTGGTACAGGCTCGAGGGCGGGCgccgcctcggcggcgccgACCTCATGGTCGCCACGTGGGCGGGCACGCAGGCCGACGAGGCCTTCGCCGACGCGTGGAAGGCGGATTCCCCGGCGGCGACCTTCGCCGCTGTCGCTGCCACGTCGCGCGCCAAGGTTTACGTCTCGCCGAAGCTTTGGCTCCTGCGCCTCACCGTCATCGAGGCGCAGGACACGCTCacggcgccgcctccccgcgACGCCGGCATCGCGGTGCGCGCCTTGCTGGGTTTCCAGGCTCTCAAGACGCGCACCACGCCGGTGGCGCGCAACGGAGGGCCCGCGTGGAACGAGGACCTGCTCTTCGTCGCCGCCGAGCCGTTCACCGACGACGACTGCCTCGTCATCTCTCTCGAGGTGCGCCACGGTAAGGAGGCCTTCCCTGTCGGCTCGGCCAGCATCTCACTCGCCACCATCGAGCGGCGCGTCGACGACAGGAAGGTGGCGTCCAAATGGCTCGACCTCCTCCCGTCCGACGAGGCCACGAAGAGAGTCGGGAAGAAGGCGGCGATGCACATGCACGGAGGGCGGCTGCACGTGCGCGTGTGCCTCGACGGCGGCTACAACGTCGCCGACGAGCCGTCGTACGCGTGCAGCGATTTCCGGCCGTCGGCGCGGCAGCTCTGGCACCCACCGCTTGGCGTCGTGGAGCTAGGCATCATCGGCTGCAAGGGCCTCCTACCGATGCGCGCCGCCGACGGCAAGGGCTGCACGGACGCGTACGCCGTGGCCAAGTACGGCCCCAAGTGGGCGCGCACGCGCACCATCGCCGACAGCTTCGACCCGGCCTGGAACGAGCAGTACACGTGGCCGGTGTACGACCCCTGCACCGTGCTCACCGTCGGCGTGTTCGacgacccgccgccggcgcagccggcagacggcggcgggaaggacgccgccgccgcggcgtgttCGCGGCCGATGGGGAAGGTCAGGATACGGCTGTCCACGCTGGAGCGCGGCCGCGTGTACCGTGGCCTGTACCCGCTCATCATGATGCTGCCCACCGGCGCGAAGCGGATGGGCGACGTCGAGCTGGCCATCCGCTTCGCCACGTCCGCGTCGACGCTCGACGTGCTGCACACgtacggccggccggcgctgcCGCCGATGCACCACCTGCGGCCCGTCCCGGCGGTTCACCGTGAGGCGctgcggctggcggcggcgcgcatctCGGCGGCGCACCTGGCGCGGTCGGAGCCGCCGCTGCGGCGCGAGGTGGCGACGTGGATGCTGGACGCCGCGGAGCCGCGCGGATTCAGCATGCGCAAGCTGCGCGCCAACTggaaccgcgccgccgccgcgctctcctGGGTCGCCGACGCGGCGCGCTGGGTGGAGGACACCCGGTCGTGGCGCAACCCGACGGCGACCGCGATGGCGCACGCCGTGCTGGTCCTCCTCGCGTGGCACCCGGACCTCGTCGTGCCGACGGTCACGCTCCACGTCGCCGCCGTGGGCGTGTGGAAGTACAGGCgcaggccgcgcgcgccggcgccgcacccgtgcgtgcgcgcgtccatggcggaggcgccggacaGGGAGGAGCTGGACGAGGAGTTCGACACGATTCCGAGCGCGAGGCCGCCGGAGGTGGTGCGGGCGCGGTACGACCGCGCCAGGATGGTGGGCGCGCGGCTGCAGCAGATGGTCGGCGACGTCGCGACGCAGGCGGAGAGGTTGCAGGCGCTCGTGTCGTGGCGCGACCCGCGCGCCACCGGGATGTTCGTCGCGCTGTGCGTCCTCGTGGCCATGGTGCTGTACATGGTGCCCATCAAGATGGTGGCCGTGGTCGCCGGGTTCTACTACCTCCGGCACCCGATGTTCCGGGACTGGATGCCGGCGCCGGTGATCAACTTCTTCCGGCGGCTGCCTTCCATGTCTGAACGAATCATGTAG